A portion of the Punica granatum isolate Tunisia-2019 chromosome 7, ASM765513v2, whole genome shotgun sequence genome contains these proteins:
- the LOC116214463 gene encoding UDP-glycosyltransferase 13-like, with amino-acid sequence MSRTVTHLDSMSAPHVALLPSSGMGHLMPFLRLAAALLAKEVRVMLITAHPMVSEAENEALSSFLSAFDKVTSERLDLLRIDPEQSMATDDPFYRHIDLIRCSSHLLSPLLSSASPPLSAIMTDMSLVSAVLPVTRALAIPNYVLFTSSARMLTLFVSSHRIFNWKVMAEETDEVQIPGQEPMPIRWIPSSFLQDENDFLRNYLVENGRSMMESEGILINTFEDFEHDTLKALNDGKVISTLPQLIPIGPLPPLDHETGIGLAWLDDQLSQSVVYVSFGSRTAISRNQMRELGEGLLSSGFRFLWVVKDKKVDRDDGEELDMVVGRELMTRLRERGLVMKSWVAQNEILRHHAIGGFVTHCGWNSIVEAIWNGVPILAWPQHGDQKINSSLVLRSGIGIWEERWGWPITEPAVKAEKIAARIKEMMCNELLRSRARAMKEAARNAIAIDGSSTKGLMELIGLWKNEGT; translated from the coding sequence ATGTCAAGAACCGTCACTCACTTGGATTCCATGTCCGCCCCTCATGTGGCCCTCCTCCCGAGCTCCGGGATGGGACACCTGATGCCATTCCTTCGACTAGCCGCCGCGCTTCTAGCCAAGGAAGTCCGTGTCATGCTCATCACTGCCCACCCCATGGTCTCGGAGGCTGAGAATGAGGCCCTGTCTAGCTTCTTGTCAGCATTTGATAAGGTCACCTCAGAGCGGCTGGACCTCCTTCGGATTGACCCCGAGCAGTCCATGGCCACTGATGACCCATTCTACCGCCACATTGATCTCATCCGCTGCTCTTCTCATCTCCTCTCTCCGCTCCTTTCCTCAGCATCGCCGCCCCTTTCAGCCATCATGACGGACATGAGCTTGGTCTCTGCTGTTCTTCCCGTGACCAGGGCACTCGCGATCCCAAATTATGTCTTGTTCACATCATCTGCTAGGATGTTGACGCTCTTCGTATCGAGCCACAGGATATTCAACTGGAAAGTTATGGCAGAAGAGACGGATGAGGTTCAGATACCGGGTCAAGAACCGATGCCCATCAGGTGGATTCCTTCATCCTTCCTCCAAGACGAGAACGACTTCTTGCGAAACTACCTCGTCGAGAATGGAAGGAGTATGATGGAATCCGAGGGGATACTGATCAACACGTTTGAGGATTTTGAGCACGATACACTAAAGGCACTGAATGATGGGAAAGTCATAAGCACATTGCCTCAGTTGATACCCATTGGGCCATTGCCTCCATTGGATCACGAGACTGGGATTGGATTGGCATGGCTCGATGATCAACTTTCCCAATCCGTAGTGTATGTGAGTTTCGGAAGCAGAACAGCCATCTCGAGGAATCAGATGAGGGAGCTGGGGGAAGGGCTATTGAGCAGCGGCTTCAGGTTCCTCTGGGTCGTGAAAGATAAGAAAGTTGATCGAGACGATGGAGAAGAGCTGGACATGGTGGTAGGGCGAGAATTAATGACAAGGTTGCGCGAGAGAGGGTTAGTCATGAAGAGTTGGGTGGCCCAGAATGAGATACTGAGGCACCACGCAATCGGTGGATTCGTGACTCACTGTGGGTGGAACTCGATCGTGGAGGCGATTTGGAATGGAGTGCCCATTCTAGCTTGGCCTCAGCACGGAGACCAGAAGATAAACTCGAGTCTCGTGTTGAGAAGCGGAATCGGGATATGGGAAGAGAGATGGGGATGGCCAATTACAGAGCCTGCAGTGAAAGCGGAGAAAATTGCCGCAAGGATCAAGGAGATGATGTGCAATGAACTGTTGAGATCACGAGCACGGGCCATGAAAGAAGCAGCTAGGAATGCTATCGCTATCGACGGAAGTTCGACCAAGGGATTGATGGAACTCATTGGCTTGTGGAAGAACGAGGGAACGTGA
- the LOC116214970 gene encoding LOW QUALITY PROTEIN: probable mitochondrial saccharopine dehydrogenase-like oxidoreductase At5g39410 (The sequence of the model RefSeq protein was modified relative to this genomic sequence to represent the inferred CDS: inserted 1 base in 1 codon): MAESPVSFDMIILGASGFTGKYVVREALKFLNAPSSPLKSLXLAGRSPAKLTGALEWAARPGPPPPGIAILTAEVTDPESLRRLCSQTKLILDCVGPFRLYGEPVVAACVETGCDYLDICGEPEFMEQMEAKYHEKAVQTSSLVISACGFDSVPAELGLMFNSRQWGEPAVVNRVEAYLSLESDKKIVGNFGTFESAVLGVANVDKLQELRRSRPRRARPVIPGPPPPKGPTIEHQQKIGLWAVKLPSADSVVVRRTLSILIENPQGLPGAKESSEHRNRRKDFWSTVKPAHFGVKIGVKSLLGILRISTVGIFIGILGRTAFGRWLLLKFPSVFSLGWFRKAGPSEDEVSSASFKMWFIGQGYSNRDLASESNRKPDTEIITRVMGPEIGYLTTPIILLQCGLILLSQRENLPGGGIFPPGIVFGPTDLQERLQKNGMSFDIISKSSLTAE; this comes from the exons ATGGCGGAATCCCCTGTCTCGTTCGACATGATAATACTCGGAGCCTCCGGTTTCACGGGCAAATACGTGGTGAGGGAGGCCCTCAAGTTCCTCAACGCCCCTTCCTCCCCTCTCAAGTCCC GCCTGGCGGGTCGCAGCCCCGCGAAGCTGACCGGTGCCCTTGAGTGGGCAGCCCGCCCCGGCCCTCCTCCGCCGGGGATAGCCATCCTGACGGCCGAGGTCACTGACCCCGAATCCCTCCGCCGGCTCTGCTCCCAGACGAAGCTTATCCTCGACTGCGTCGGCCCATTTCGGCTCTACGGTGAGCCGGTCGTTGCTGCCTGCGTCGAGACGGG CTGTGATTACTTGGATATATGTGGGGAGCCTGAATTCATGGAGCAAATGGAGGCAAAGTACCACGAAAAGGCAGTCCAGACCAGTTCTCTGGTTATTTCAGCCTGTGGTTTTGATTCAGTTCCAGCAGAATTAGGCTTGATGTTCAACTCAAGGCAGTGGGGAGAACCAGCCGTTGTGAACAGGGTTGAAGCATACCTGAGCTTGGAGTCTGACAAGAAAATAGTGGGAAATTTTGGGACCTTTGAGTCTGCAGTGCTTGGCGTGGCAAATGTGGATAAATTGCAAGAGTTGAGGAGATCCCGACCTAGAAGAGCTCGGCCTGTG ATTCCAGGACCACCTCCTCCAAAAGGCCCAACGATAGAGCATCAGCAGAAGATTGGGCTTTGGGCAGTCAAGCTCCCCTCAGCAGATTCTGTCGTCGTTCGCAGAACACTCTCTATCTTGATCGAGAACCCCCAGGGTCTTCCTGGGGCAAAGGAGAGCTCCGAACACAGGAATAGGAGAAAAGACTTCTGGTCCACTGTGAAGCCCGCACATTTTGGGGTGAAGATTGGCGTGAAATCCCTGCTGGGCATACTTCGGATTAGCACAGTCGGGATATTCATCGGTATTTTAGGGAGAACGGCTTTTGGGAGATGGCTTCTGCTGAAATTCCCTTCAGTTTTCAGCCTGGGTTGGTTTAGAAAGGCAGGCCCCTCTGAGGACGAGGTGAGCAGTGCATCCTTCAAGATGTGGTTTATTGGTCAAGGATACAGCAATAGAGACCTTGCTTCAGAGAGTAACAGAAAACCTGACACGGAGATAATAACACGAGTAATGGGACCCGAAATCGGGTATTTGACCACGCCGATAATTTTGCTTCAGTGCGGCCTCATTCTTCTCAGCCAGCGTGAGAACTTGCCAGGGGGAGGGATTTTTCCCCCTGGGATTGTTTTTGGCCCCACGGATCTTCAAGAAAGGCTCCAGAAGAACGGGATGTCGTTCGATATCATTTCAAAAAGTTCTCTCACAGCTGAATAG